Proteins encoded together in one Sphingomonas radiodurans window:
- a CDS encoding cytidine deaminase, which produces MIDEATQLIAMARDAARHAHAPYSGFGVGAAVLLDDGSVIVGSNVENASYGLSLCAETVAIATASAQGRLGAVVALGVVGGMIRDGAITGAAIVRPCGRCRQVINEAAQIGGRDIRVHCGGAEGDGVTSYRLSELLPDAFGPADLGMVPPG; this is translated from the coding sequence ATGATCGACGAGGCAACGCAGTTGATCGCGATGGCGCGAGATGCGGCACGGCATGCGCATGCGCCCTATTCGGGGTTCGGCGTGGGCGCGGCGGTGCTGCTGGACGACGGAAGCGTGATCGTCGGGAGCAATGTCGAGAATGCGAGCTACGGCCTGTCGCTCTGCGCCGAGACGGTGGCGATCGCGACCGCGAGCGCGCAGGGGAGGCTCGGCGCCGTGGTCGCGCTCGGCGTCGTCGGCGGGATGATCCGCGATGGCGCGATCACTGGCGCGGCCATCGTGCGGCCGTGCGGTCGCTGCCGCCAAGTGATCAACGAGGCGGCGCAGATCGGCGGACGCGACATCCGGGTGCATTGCGGGGGCGCCGAGGGGGATGGCGTGACGAGCTATCGCCTGTCGGAACTGCTGCCGGATGCGTTCGGGCCGGCCGACCTCGGAATGGTGCCACCGGGCTGA
- a CDS encoding UPF0262 family protein, producing the protein MADPRIIDVELDERTILWRSADIEQERRIAIFDLIEGNYFAPQKEHADGYAGPYRLALSVEEGRLAMQVKRKDGTPLELHILGMGRFRRPIRDYFAICDSYFQAIRQATPQQIETVDMARRGIHNEAAELLKERLTGKIDVDFDTARRLFTLICVLHIKG; encoded by the coding sequence ATGGCCGATCCGCGGATCATCGATGTCGAACTGGACGAGCGCACCATTCTGTGGCGCTCGGCGGATATCGAGCAGGAACGGCGGATCGCGATCTTCGATCTGATCGAAGGCAATTACTTCGCGCCGCAGAAGGAACATGCCGACGGCTATGCCGGGCCGTACCGTCTGGCACTGTCGGTCGAGGAAGGTCGCCTGGCGATGCAGGTGAAGCGCAAGGACGGCACGCCGCTCGAGCTGCACATCCTCGGCATGGGACGCTTCCGCCGACCGATCCGCGACTATTTCGCTATATGCGACAGTTACTTCCAGGCAATACGTCAGGCGACGCCGCAGCAGATCGAAACGGTGGATATGGCGCGGCGCGGCATCCATAACGAGGCGGCCGAGCTGCTCAAGGAGCGGCTGACGGGCAAGATCGACGTCGATTTCGATACCGCGCGGCGGTTGTTCACGCTGATCTGCGTACTTCATATCAAGGGCTGA
- a CDS encoding replicative DNA helicase → MATLAFPAPAPAEPIHLPRNVEAEAAMLGAMMIDNRLADDIADQLDPQHFYEPVHGRVFAAIKTLRSNDMLATPVTLRPMFEADEGMRELGGPAYLAQLTGSGAGLIGARQFAKQIYDLAMLRSLVTVGRTLVDRAMDTSEEVNPRAQIELAEEELFKVAADGTTENSIKSFAQATKVALKMAETALNSGGKVSGITTGFDTINGRIGGMHRSDLMILAGRPGMGKTSLATNIAFNAAQRWMMDMKAGIAPSESIGAKVAFFSLEMSSDQLATRVLAEQSKITSEKLRRGDISRSEFHQLAAAAADLENLPLFIDDTGGLSIGALHTRVRRLQRRHNNEIGLVIVDYLQLLSGSGKSSESNRVQEISEISRGLKTLAKDLHVPVLALSQLSRAVEQREDKRPQLSDLRESGSIEQDADMVWFVFREDYYVAAKEPKRPTEGDNSKIFEDHATWASDMERVYGLAELIIAKQRHGATGKVTMKFDPTVTRFSDYAGY, encoded by the coding sequence ATGGCAACGCTCGCATTCCCCGCTCCGGCCCCCGCCGAACCCATTCACCTCCCACGCAACGTCGAGGCCGAAGCCGCGATGCTCGGCGCGATGATGATCGACAACCGCCTCGCCGACGACATCGCCGACCAACTCGATCCGCAGCATTTCTACGAGCCCGTCCACGGCCGCGTCTTTGCCGCCATCAAGACGCTGCGCTCGAACGACATGCTCGCGACCCCGGTCACGTTGCGCCCGATGTTCGAGGCCGACGAAGGCATGCGCGAGCTCGGTGGCCCGGCCTATCTTGCGCAGCTCACCGGATCGGGCGCCGGGCTGATCGGCGCGCGCCAGTTCGCCAAGCAGATCTACGATCTCGCCATGCTCCGCTCGCTGGTCACGGTCGGCCGCACGCTCGTCGACCGCGCGATGGACACCTCGGAGGAGGTGAACCCGCGCGCACAGATCGAGCTGGCCGAGGAGGAATTGTTCAAGGTCGCCGCCGACGGCACGACCGAGAATTCGATCAAGAGCTTCGCGCAAGCCACCAAGGTCGCGCTGAAGATGGCCGAGACCGCGCTCAACTCCGGCGGTAAGGTCTCCGGCATCACCACCGGCTTCGATACGATCAATGGCCGGATCGGCGGCATGCACCGGTCGGATCTGATGATCCTCGCCGGCCGCCCCGGCATGGGCAAGACATCGCTTGCCACCAACATAGCGTTCAACGCCGCGCAGCGCTGGATGATGGATATGAAGGCCGGCATCGCGCCGAGCGAATCAATCGGCGCGAAGGTCGCGTTTTTCAGCCTGGAAATGTCCTCTGACCAGCTCGCCACCCGCGTGCTGGCCGAACAATCCAAGATCACGTCCGAAAAGCTGCGTCGCGGCGATATCAGCCGCAGCGAGTTCCACCAGCTCGCCGCCGCCGCCGCGGACCTTGAGAATTTGCCGCTTTTCATCGACGATACCGGTGGCCTTTCGATCGGCGCGCTGCACACCCGCGTGCGCCGGCTCCAGCGTCGTCACAACAATGAAATCGGCCTGGTTATCGTGGATTACCTCCAGCTTCTCAGCGGCAGTGGCAAGTCGAGCGAGAGCAATCGCGTGCAGGAAATCTCCGAGATCAGCCGCGGCCTGAAGACGCTGGCCAAGGATCTCCACGTGCCGGTACTCGCGCTGTCGCAGCTAAGCCGGGCGGTCGAGCAGCGCGAGGATAAGCGCCCTCAGCTGTCGGATCTGCGCGAATCCGGCTCGATCGAGCAGGACGCCGACATGGTCTGGTTCGTATTCCGCGAAGACTATTACGTCGCTGCCAAGGAGCCCAAGCGCCCGACCGAAGGCGACAATTCGAAGATCTTCGAAGATCACGCGACCTGGGCGAGCGACATGGAACGCGTCTACGGCCTGGCCGAATTGATCATCGCCAAGCAGCGCCACGGCGCGACTGGCAAAGTGACGATGAAGTTCGATCCCACGGTAACGCGCTTCAGCGATTACGCTGGGTATTGA
- the astD gene encoding succinylglutamate-semialdehyde dehydrogenase yields the protein MSEIVSFEPATGAELWRGPIGDVDAEVAAARSGWSTWAARPLTYRIETMRRFANVVRQRAEAFADVIARETGKPLWEARTEVDTVIGKVDISVSAYSERSAQRRLDAPMGSRMALRHKPHGVLAVLGPYNFPAHLPNGHIVPALIAGNAVIFKPSEKTPATGVFLVECYRAAGVPEECIRLLIGGPNEGRALAGHDGIDGLLFTGSARTGIALNRAFAEKPEKILALEMGGNNPIVVWDTPDLYTAAVLVIQSAFTTAGQRCTAARRLIVDEKLYEPLMEQITKIVARLIVDHPHADPTPFMGPVIDNQVADELTESFLALMMRGGRAIRHLVRPVEDRPFLLPSIIDMTNVADRPDIELFGPILQVVRETDFDSAVAEANNTRYGLSASLISQTPALYDRFWAGTRAGIVNWNRPTNGASSSAPFGGVGWSGNHRPSAYYAADYCAYPVVSNEADAARASIGIGLRDA from the coding sequence GTGAGTGAGATCGTATCCTTCGAACCTGCGACCGGTGCCGAGCTGTGGCGTGGGCCGATCGGCGATGTCGATGCGGAAGTCGCCGCGGCGCGGAGCGGCTGGTCGACCTGGGCGGCGCGGCCGCTGACCTATCGTATCGAGACGATGCGGCGCTTTGCAAATGTCGTCCGCCAGCGCGCCGAGGCGTTTGCCGACGTGATCGCACGCGAGACGGGCAAGCCGCTGTGGGAAGCGCGCACCGAGGTCGACACGGTAATCGGCAAAGTCGACATTTCGGTATCGGCTTATTCGGAGCGTAGTGCGCAGCGACGGCTCGACGCACCGATGGGATCGCGTATGGCGCTGCGGCACAAGCCGCACGGCGTGCTCGCGGTGCTGGGGCCGTACAATTTTCCGGCACATCTGCCCAATGGCCATATCGTGCCGGCGCTGATCGCGGGCAATGCGGTGATCTTCAAGCCATCCGAGAAGACGCCGGCGACGGGCGTGTTCCTCGTGGAATGCTATCGCGCCGCTGGCGTGCCGGAGGAATGCATCCGGCTGTTGATCGGCGGGCCGAACGAAGGCCGAGCGCTGGCCGGGCACGACGGGATCGACGGGTTGCTGTTCACAGGATCGGCGCGCACCGGGATCGCGCTGAATCGTGCTTTCGCCGAAAAGCCCGAGAAGATCCTGGCGCTCGAAATGGGCGGCAACAACCCGATCGTGGTGTGGGACACGCCCGATCTCTACACTGCAGCGGTGCTGGTAATCCAATCGGCGTTCACGACGGCGGGCCAGCGCTGCACGGCAGCGCGGCGGCTGATCGTCGACGAGAAACTCTATGAGCCGCTGATGGAGCAGATCACCAAGATCGTCGCTCGGCTAATCGTCGATCATCCGCACGCCGACCCGACACCGTTCATGGGCCCGGTGATCGACAATCAGGTTGCCGACGAACTGACCGAGAGCTTCCTCGCGCTGATGATGCGTGGCGGGCGGGCGATCCGTCACTTGGTTCGACCCGTCGAGGACCGGCCGTTCCTGCTGCCCAGTATCATCGATATGACCAACGTGGCCGATCGGCCCGACATCGAGCTGTTCGGCCCGATCCTGCAGGTGGTGCGCGAGACCGACTTCGACTCTGCGGTCGCCGAGGCAAATAACACGCGCTATGGCCTGTCGGCGTCGCTGATCAGCCAGACGCCCGCGCTATACGACCGGTTCTGGGCCGGGACGCGCGCCGGCATCGTCAACTGGAACCGGCCGACCAACGGCGCATCGTCCTCGGCGCCGTTCGGCGGCGTCGGCTGGTCGGGCAATCACCGGCCGAGCGCCTATTACGCGGCTGATTATTGCGCATATCCGGTTGTGTCGAATGAGGCGGATGCGGCGCGTGCGTCGATCGGGATCGGCCTGCGGGACGCCTGA
- a CDS encoding GH25 family lysozyme produces MYGLGRLVLILFAIGLLGVAGWQGATRWRPSVEKFPVQGIDVSEANGAVEWPVVAGGGADFAYATATHGRQRDSRFEENWHGIATAGLRRGAVHVWSLCLLGVDQANAFNTIVPRDTAALPVAIDVDYAPGCDARPDRAVLVREIAQAATMIEAHMGKPVLLRVSRDVEGDYDLASALPRTIWAAATFFPPDYATRPWRMWRASDMRRVDGIEGPVNWNVAAP; encoded by the coding sequence ATGTACGGGCTTGGTCGCCTCGTCCTGATCCTGTTCGCGATCGGGCTGCTCGGCGTCGCCGGGTGGCAAGGCGCGACGCGCTGGCGGCCGTCGGTCGAGAAGTTTCCGGTGCAGGGCATCGACGTCAGCGAGGCGAACGGCGCGGTCGAATGGCCAGTGGTCGCAGGCGGCGGCGCGGACTTCGCCTATGCAACGGCGACCCATGGGCGGCAGCGCGACAGCCGCTTCGAGGAGAATTGGCACGGTATTGCCACCGCCGGCCTACGACGCGGCGCGGTCCACGTCTGGTCGCTGTGCCTGCTCGGGGTGGATCAGGCCAATGCGTTCAATACAATCGTGCCGCGTGACACAGCGGCGCTGCCGGTGGCGATCGACGTCGACTATGCGCCCGGCTGCGACGCTCGACCCGATCGAGCGGTGCTGGTGCGCGAGATCGCACAGGCCGCAACGATGATCGAGGCGCATATGGGAAAGCCGGTGCTGCTGCGCGTCTCGCGCGACGTGGAGGGCGATTATGACCTCGCCAGCGCCCTGCCCCGCACAATCTGGGCTGCGGCCACGTTCTTCCCGCCCGACTATGCCACACGGCCGTGGCGGATGTGGCGCGCGAGCGACATGCGGCGGGTTGATGGCATCGAAGGACCAGTAAATTGGAACGTGGCGGCACCATGA
- a CDS encoding PQQ-dependent sugar dehydrogenase, protein MAGACASVTALALVGTGSLRADDPRHIVVVPGGRVAPAAAPSKPLPAAAPVGSNAVTITPVTGYVLENPWALVFLPDGRLLVTERPGRLRIVTQAGQVSAAVAGVPAVSFKSQGGLLDVALDPDFVTNRHIWLSYAEPGSSGASLAVMRATLTLAADGNGRLDDQQVIWRQMPRGAATEAHFGGRIAFSPDGKLFVTAGEHQQEAMAQSLANTFGKIIRLNRDGSVPADNPYVGRRKAMPEIWSIGHRNPYGLVFGLNGRLYESEMGPAGGDEFNLIRARNFGWPLMSEGDRYSSEGGAPYPRHSTDPSKIAPLLSWTPVIAPGGMIQYTGRLFRGWNRDFVLAGLASKALIRVRVTQTRATEIGRVAMPARIREVEQAPDGSLWVVEDQRKARLIRVTPG, encoded by the coding sequence TTGGCCGGAGCATGCGCGTCGGTTACGGCACTGGCACTGGTCGGGACGGGGTCGCTACGGGCTGATGATCCGCGGCACATCGTCGTCGTGCCAGGTGGTCGCGTCGCTCCTGCCGCGGCGCCGTCCAAGCCCCTGCCCGCTGCCGCGCCGGTCGGCAGCAATGCGGTCACGATTACCCCGGTTACCGGATATGTCCTTGAAAACCCATGGGCGCTGGTGTTCCTGCCCGACGGGCGGCTGTTGGTGACCGAAAGGCCGGGGCGGCTGCGGATCGTTACCCAGGCGGGACAAGTGTCAGCGGCCGTGGCCGGGGTACCCGCGGTGTCTTTCAAGTCGCAGGGCGGGCTGCTCGATGTTGCGCTTGATCCGGACTTCGTGACCAATCGCCACATCTGGTTAAGCTATGCCGAGCCGGGTAGTTCGGGCGCGAGCCTCGCCGTCATGCGCGCTACGCTCACGCTGGCTGCGGACGGCAACGGACGGCTCGACGATCAGCAGGTGATCTGGCGTCAGATGCCACGCGGTGCCGCTACCGAGGCGCACTTCGGAGGGCGGATCGCTTTCTCGCCCGACGGCAAGCTCTTCGTGACGGCTGGCGAGCACCAGCAGGAGGCGATGGCACAATCACTCGCCAACACGTTCGGGAAAATCATCCGCCTCAATCGCGACGGATCGGTGCCTGCAGACAATCCGTATGTCGGCCGGCGCAAGGCGATGCCCGAGATCTGGAGCATCGGCCATCGCAACCCGTATGGCCTTGTGTTCGGGTTGAACGGTCGCCTGTACGAGAGCGAGATGGGGCCGGCTGGCGGTGACGAGTTCAACCTGATCCGCGCGCGCAATTTCGGCTGGCCGCTGATGTCGGAAGGCGACCGCTATTCGTCGGAGGGTGGCGCGCCCTACCCGCGGCACAGCACGGACCCAAGCAAGATCGCGCCGCTGCTGAGTTGGACGCCGGTGATCGCGCCGGGCGGGATGATCCAATATACGGGGCGGCTGTTCCGCGGATGGAACAGGGATTTCGTCCTAGCTGGGCTCGCTAGCAAAGCGCTCATCCGCGTTCGTGTGACGCAAACCCGCGCGACAGAGATCGGACGGGTAGCCATGCCGGCCCGTATTCGCGAAGTGGAGCAGGCACCTGACGGATCGCTCTGGGTAGTGGAGGATCAGCGCAAGGCACGGCTGATCCGGGTTACGCCGGGGTGA
- a CDS encoding nitrite/sulfite reductase, which produces MYKYDQYDQSIVDARVEEFRDQVKRRLAGQITEDQFKPLRLMNGLYLQLHAYMLRVAVPYGTLDGRQMRMLGHIARKYDRGYGHFTTRQNIQYNWIKLEDAPDILAELATVEMHAIQTSGNCIRNISSDQYAGAAADEVADPRPWAELLRQWSTFHPEFSYLPRKFKIAVIASPEDRAAMRLHDIGIELVKRDGVLGGRVFVGGGMGRTPMIGPKIKDFVTADDLLSYVEACLRVYNRYGRRDNIYKARIKILIHEIGADEYRRQVEEEFAHVKTLGIDPPVAELERITAFFAPPAFETGAPDEIDRGDPDFAVWVDQNVKPHQAPGYAIVNISLKPVGGIPGDATADQIDLMADLAERYAFDELRVTHAQNIVLPHVRKADLYAVWQALTDAGLAEANLDLISDIIACPGLDYCSLANARSIPLAQKIATRFSDLDRQRDLGELKLKISGCINACGHHHAGHIGILGVDKKGKENYQLLLGGSGAEDVSLGKITGPGFDEDGVVDAIERVTDRFVQVREPGERFLDTYRRVGFETFKEAIYG; this is translated from the coding sequence ATGTACAAATACGACCAATATGATCAGTCGATCGTCGATGCCCGCGTGGAGGAATTCCGCGACCAGGTGAAGCGTCGGCTTGCCGGGCAGATCACCGAGGATCAGTTCAAGCCACTGCGTCTGATGAACGGGCTGTACCTGCAGCTGCACGCGTACATGCTGCGCGTGGCGGTGCCGTATGGCACGCTCGACGGGCGGCAGATGCGGATGCTGGGGCATATCGCGCGCAAATATGACCGCGGCTACGGCCATTTCACGACGCGGCAGAACATCCAGTACAATTGGATCAAGCTGGAGGACGCGCCAGACATCCTCGCCGAGCTGGCGACGGTGGAGATGCATGCGATCCAGACGAGCGGAAATTGCATCCGCAACATCAGTTCGGATCAATACGCCGGCGCGGCAGCGGACGAAGTGGCGGATCCGCGGCCGTGGGCCGAGCTGCTGCGGCAGTGGAGCACGTTCCACCCGGAATTCAGCTACTTGCCGCGCAAGTTCAAGATCGCGGTTATCGCGAGCCCGGAAGATCGCGCGGCGATGCGGCTGCACGATATCGGGATCGAGCTGGTCAAGCGTGACGGCGTTCTGGGCGGGCGGGTATTCGTCGGCGGCGGCATGGGCCGTACGCCGATGATCGGCCCGAAGATCAAGGACTTCGTTACCGCCGACGATCTGCTGAGCTATGTCGAGGCGTGCCTGCGCGTGTACAATCGCTATGGCCGGCGCGACAATATCTACAAGGCGCGGATCAAGATCCTGATTCATGAGATCGGCGCGGACGAATATCGCCGGCAGGTCGAGGAAGAGTTCGCGCATGTGAAGACGCTGGGAATCGATCCGCCGGTGGCGGAGCTCGAGCGGATCACGGCGTTCTTCGCGCCACCCGCGTTCGAAACCGGTGCTCCCGACGAGATCGACCGGGGCGACCCCGATTTCGCGGTGTGGGTCGATCAGAACGTGAAGCCGCACCAGGCGCCGGGCTATGCGATCGTCAACATCTCGCTGAAACCGGTCGGCGGCATCCCGGGGGATGCGACCGCGGACCAGATCGACCTGATGGCCGATCTTGCCGAGCGCTATGCGTTCGACGAGCTGCGCGTGACGCATGCGCAGAACATCGTCCTGCCGCACGTGCGCAAGGCAGATCTGTACGCGGTGTGGCAGGCACTGACCGACGCGGGGCTCGCCGAGGCGAACCTCGACCTGATCAGCGACATCATCGCTTGCCCAGGGCTCGATTATTGCAGTCTCGCCAACGCGCGATCGATCCCGCTCGCGCAGAAGATCGCGACGCGCTTCAGCGACCTCGATCGGCAGCGCGATCTGGGCGAGCTGAAGCTCAAAATCAGCGGCTGCATCAACGCGTGCGGCCACCATCATGCCGGGCACATCGGCATCCTGGGCGTCGATAAGAAGGGCAAGGAGAATTACCAGCTCCTACTCGGCGGATCGGGCGCGGAGGACGTGAGCCTCGGCAAGATCACCGGCCCCGGCTTCGACGAGGATGGCGTGGTCGATGCGATCGAGCGCGTGACCGATCGCTTCGTTCAGGTGCGCGAGCCCGGCGAGCGGTTCCTCGACACGTACCGCCGCGTCGGCTTCGAGACGTTCAAGGAGGCGATCTATGGATAA
- a CDS encoding DUF2849 domain-containing protein has product MKLLTGNDLATGDVTWWTGTGWSRHVEDAADVGDKGEGLAKAEEGARRVNVPYVIDAVATADGPRPAHIKDRIRALGPTVRPDLTLKPADVDAGSWVI; this is encoded by the coding sequence ATGAAATTGCTGACCGGAAACGATCTGGCGACGGGCGACGTGACGTGGTGGACCGGCACGGGCTGGTCACGGCATGTCGAGGATGCGGCCGATGTCGGTGACAAGGGCGAGGGCCTGGCCAAGGCCGAGGAAGGCGCGCGGCGCGTGAACGTTCCGTATGTGATCGACGCGGTGGCGACAGCGGATGGGCCGCGTCCGGCGCATATCAAGGATCGCATCCGTGCGCTGGGGCCGACGGTTCGGCCGGACCTGACGCTGAAGCCGGCGGATGTCGATGCCGGCAGTTGGGTGATTTGA
- a CDS encoding DUF934 domain-containing protein — translation MDNLLRFRDDEAHDEPAVTLDSFLEGQTNAGAVRIEAGDDARALLPHLGQLALVEVSFPTFRDGRGYSAARVLREGGYVGELRAAGDVLVDQIPLMRRCGFDSFAPEAPVDAETLQRSLVRYDFRYQSAADAVVPVWKLRHG, via the coding sequence ATGGATAATCTGCTGCGCTTCCGCGACGACGAGGCACATGACGAGCCGGCGGTGACGCTCGATTCGTTCCTCGAAGGCCAAACCAACGCTGGTGCGGTGCGGATCGAGGCGGGTGACGATGCGCGGGCGCTGCTGCCGCATCTGGGACAATTGGCGCTGGTCGAAGTGAGCTTCCCGACGTTCCGTGATGGCCGTGGCTATTCCGCCGCTCGCGTCCTGCGCGAGGGCGGCTATGTCGGCGAACTGCGCGCGGCGGGCGATGTGCTGGTCGATCAGATTCCGCTGATGCGGCGCTGCGGTTTCGACAGCTTCGCGCCGGAAGCGCCGGTCGACGCCGAGACGTTGCAACGCAGCCTCGTCCGTTACGATTTCCGGTATCAGTCGGCTGCCGATGCGGTGGTGCCGGTGTGGAAGCTGCGGCATGGCTGA
- a CDS encoding phosphoadenylyl-sulfate reductase: MAEAARRLDMIDVAPAFTLLDAATMEMRFAGVDTQEMLRELLAGELKGRVAAVSSFGSESAVLLHMIAAVDKDVPVVFTNTQKMFGETLEYRDELSERLGFTDLRVYRPDPRLLAAKDANGLRWSYDPDGCCDIRKVEPLRRALQPFDAWISGRKGFQARTRIALPRFEVDEGRLKLNPLADWDKARIEAYFDTHELPRHPLEADGYPSIGCKPCTSKVLPGEDPRAGRWRGWEKVECGIHVPEKPGEEPVF; the protein is encoded by the coding sequence ATGGCTGAGGCCGCACGGCGCCTCGACATGATCGACGTCGCACCGGCATTCACACTGCTGGACGCGGCGACGATGGAGATGCGCTTTGCGGGTGTCGACACGCAGGAGATGCTGCGCGAGCTGCTGGCCGGTGAACTGAAGGGGCGCGTCGCGGCGGTTTCGTCGTTCGGATCGGAGTCGGCGGTGCTGCTGCACATGATCGCGGCGGTCGACAAGGACGTGCCGGTCGTGTTCACGAACACGCAGAAGATGTTCGGCGAAACGCTTGAATATCGCGACGAACTTTCCGAGCGGCTGGGGTTCACCGACCTCAGGGTGTACCGCCCGGATCCGCGCCTGCTCGCAGCGAAGGATGCCAATGGCCTGCGCTGGTCGTATGATCCGGACGGCTGTTGCGACATCCGCAAGGTCGAGCCGCTGCGCCGTGCGCTGCAACCGTTCGATGCGTGGATTTCGGGTCGCAAGGGCTTCCAGGCGCGGACGCGGATCGCCTTGCCGCGGTTCGAGGTCGACGAGGGGCGGTTGAAGCTCAACCCGCTGGCGGATTGGGACAAAGCGCGGATCGAGGCGTATTTCGACACCCACGAACTGCCGCGGCATCCGCTGGAGGCGGACGGCTATCCGTCGATCGGGTGCAAGCCCTGCACGTCCAAGGTGCTGCCGGGCGAAGACCCCCGCGCCGGGCGCTGGCGCGGGTGGGAGAAGGTCGAGTGCGGGATCCACGTACCCGAGAAGCCAGGGGAAGAGCCGGTTTTCTGA
- the cobA gene encoding uroporphyrinogen-III C-methyltransferase yields MASLLDPDARGRVILVGAGPGDPGLLTVRAVAALKAADVVVHDGLIDPRVLAIAPESAHRISVAKKRARHTVPQDAINALIVAHVRAGSVVVRLKGGDPFIFGRGGEEVEAVRAAGLPVEVIPGVSAALGCAAEAMLPLTHRDHSSAVSFVAGQCKGLSDQDWAGLAGQGRTLVIYMGVATAETIADKLMADGVAPDMPVAVLERGTLPGHRALKTLLADLGAMVQREAVASPAIIVVGEVVELSDAEDRLAGWARAAESMSA; encoded by the coding sequence ATGGCTAGCCTTCTCGATCCCGATGCGCGTGGGCGCGTGATCCTCGTCGGAGCGGGTCCGGGCGATCCGGGGCTGCTGACGGTGCGTGCGGTCGCGGCGTTGAAGGCGGCGGATGTCGTGGTGCATGATGGGCTGATCGATCCGCGCGTGCTCGCGATCGCGCCGGAGAGTGCGCATCGGATTTCGGTCGCGAAAAAGCGCGCACGGCACACGGTGCCGCAGGACGCGATCAATGCGCTGATCGTGGCGCACGTGCGCGCCGGCAGTGTCGTTGTGCGGTTGAAGGGCGGCGATCCGTTTATTTTCGGGCGCGGCGGCGAGGAGGTCGAGGCGGTGCGCGCGGCGGGGTTGCCGGTGGAGGTAATTCCCGGTGTCTCGGCGGCACTCGGCTGCGCAGCGGAGGCGATGCTGCCGCTGACGCATCGCGACCATTCAAGCGCGGTCAGCTTCGTGGCGGGCCAGTGCAAAGGGCTGAGCGACCAGGATTGGGCCGGCCTCGCGGGCCAGGGCCGCACGTTGGTGATCTACATGGGCGTCGCAACAGCGGAGACGATCGCCGACAAGCTGATGGCCGACGGCGTAGCGCCCGACATGCCGGTCGCGGTGCTGGAGCGGGGCACCCTGCCCGGCCATCGCGCGCTCAAGACTTTGCTGGCGGATCTCGGCGCGATGGTGCAGCGCGAGGCGGTGGCGAGCCCGGCGATCATCGTCGTGGGCGAAGTGGTCGAGTTGAGCGATGCCGAGGATCGGCTGGCCGGCTGGGCACGTGCAGCGGAGTCGATGAGCGCATGA